A genomic stretch from Thermomonospora umbrina includes:
- a CDS encoding site-specific integrase: MERWCVDFYDLVGGESPVIGVEGFGDLHERAAANGARHGTPVLVCSSGRVDPRVNLFFRTGEIAGRAASTWRRYAYALAVWLEFLAVFGKEWHEATAGDMEAFKHWRLTDPANGDRVAPSSFDTDRAALNSFYRWASGRYGVANPVPSVSGGVQRQLRRSGWSEGSGEAGIRSARRVRDAAR; the protein is encoded by the coding sequence GTGGAGCGTTGGTGTGTGGACTTCTACGACCTTGTCGGTGGAGAGTCGCCGGTGATCGGGGTGGAGGGGTTCGGGGACCTGCACGAGCGGGCGGCGGCCAACGGGGCTCGGCATGGTACGCCGGTGCTGGTGTGTTCGTCGGGTCGGGTGGATCCGAGGGTCAATCTGTTCTTCCGGACGGGTGAGATTGCGGGGCGTGCTGCGTCGACGTGGCGGCGGTACGCGTACGCGCTGGCGGTGTGGCTGGAGTTCTTGGCGGTGTTCGGTAAGGAGTGGCACGAGGCGACCGCAGGGGATATGGAGGCGTTCAAGCATTGGCGGCTGACCGATCCGGCGAACGGGGATCGGGTTGCTCCGTCGAGTTTCGACACCGACCGGGCGGCGCTGAACTCGTTCTACCGGTGGGCGTCGGGCCGGTACGGCGTGGCCAACCCGGTCCCGTCGGTTTCGGGCGGGGTGCAGCGACAGCTGAGACGCAGCGGATGGTCGGAGGGCTCTGGGGAGGCCGGGATCCGTTCCGCCCGGCGGGTGCGCGACGCAGCCAGGTGA
- a CDS encoding class IV adenylate cyclase: MVQEVEVKYRVLDLPALQAALAARGAMLSPPVHQDDQAFAPAGWSYGENKVGVVFARLRTQDGVHLWTVKQPVDNEMACVEHESVVADREAMERSLILMGWAPTVRIVKTRRTARLDLPGGRIAVCVDEVEHAGSFVEMERVVSGSESGAAVQHELDRWARSLGAELERTTDTYDSLVRAALSPA; encoded by the coding sequence GTGGTCCAGGAGGTAGAGGTCAAGTACCGGGTGTTGGACCTGCCCGCCCTGCAGGCGGCGTTGGCGGCCCGCGGGGCGATGTTGTCGCCGCCGGTGCATCAAGATGACCAGGCGTTCGCTCCGGCCGGCTGGTCCTACGGGGAGAACAAGGTCGGGGTGGTGTTCGCGCGGCTGCGCACCCAGGACGGCGTTCACCTGTGGACCGTGAAGCAGCCGGTCGACAACGAGATGGCGTGCGTGGAGCACGAGAGCGTCGTGGCCGACCGGGAGGCGATGGAACGGTCGCTGATCCTGATGGGGTGGGCGCCGACGGTCCGGATCGTCAAGACACGCCGCACCGCCCGCCTCGACCTGCCCGGCGGCCGGATCGCGGTGTGCGTCGACGAGGTCGAGCACGCCGGGTCTTTCGTGGAGATGGAGCGGGTCGTCTCCGGGAGCGAGTCCGGGGCGGCGGTGCAGCACGAGCTGGACCGGTGGGCGCGTTCGCTGGGGGCCGAGCTGGAACGCACGACCGACACCTACGATTCGCTGGTCCGCGCAGCGCTGTCCCCGGCCTGA
- a CDS encoding PLAT/LH2 domain-containing protein has protein sequence MARYEIIVETGNIENSGTDADVSITLYGDAGSAGPVKLDDGRDNFENGAIDHFVLDLPAVGRLETIRIGHDNSGDKAGWFLNRVLITDPNETVEFAAYRWLATDENDGKTEVRLARR, from the coding sequence GTGGCCCGCTACGAGATCATCGTGGAGACCGGGAACATCGAGAACTCCGGGACCGACGCCGACGTCTCCATCACTCTCTACGGCGATGCCGGCTCCGCCGGACCCGTCAAACTCGACGACGGCAGGGACAACTTCGAGAACGGCGCCATCGACCATTTCGTGCTGGACCTGCCTGCGGTGGGACGGCTGGAGACCATCCGAATCGGCCACGACAATTCCGGGGACAAGGCCGGTTGGTTCCTGAACCGGGTCCTCATCACCGATCCCAACGAGACCGTGGAGTTCGCCGCCTACCGGTGGCTGGCCACCGACGAGAACGACGGAAAGACCGAGGTACGGCTGGCCCGCCGCTGA
- a CDS encoding endonuclease/exonuclease/phosphatase family protein has translation MPPTAPARRPRGSGDPSSGLSVLTVNIGAAARPRADRLLQWLTGRDDDVVLLTETSAGPGTAHLLDRFARAGYTVVNTPDDADRGAALISRVPVLDDRLPSLDKVSVPGRVAAAVLDTRPRLYVIGVYVPSRNRSTAKTDRKQRFTATVLDALTALPDEHRDGLLLSGDHNVIARTHHPPLPGFLPFEYDFLDRLGAFGLVDVHDHHHPHAPHPHSWIGRTGDRYRYDYLHLARPLTGRITDCSYLHDTREQRLTDHAAVTATLRLDHTPRLPVTPITEADDNALF, from the coding sequence ATGCCGCCCACCGCTCCCGCCCGGCGGCCCCGCGGGTCGGGCGACCCGTCATCGGGCCTGTCGGTGCTGACCGTCAACATCGGTGCCGCCGCCCGCCCCCGAGCCGACCGGCTCCTTCAATGGCTCACCGGCCGCGACGACGACGTGGTGCTGCTGACCGAGACCAGCGCCGGGCCCGGCACCGCCCACCTGCTGGACCGCTTCGCCCGCGCTGGCTACACCGTCGTCAACACCCCCGACGACGCCGACCGCGGCGCGGCCCTCATCAGCCGCGTCCCCGTCCTCGACGACCGCCTGCCCTCCCTGGACAAGGTCAGCGTCCCCGGCCGCGTCGCCGCCGCCGTCCTCGACACCCGCCCCCGCCTGTACGTGATCGGCGTGTACGTGCCCAGCCGCAACCGCAGCACCGCCAAGACCGACCGCAAACAGCGGTTCACCGCCACGGTCCTGGACGCCTTGACCGCCCTTCCCGACGAGCACCGCGACGGGCTCCTGCTCAGCGGCGACCACAACGTCATCGCCCGCACCCACCACCCCCCGCTGCCGGGATTCCTGCCGTTCGAGTACGACTTCCTGGACCGGCTCGGAGCATTCGGGCTCGTCGACGTCCACGACCACCACCACCCGCACGCCCCCCACCCGCACTCATGGATCGGACGCACCGGAGACCGCTACCGCTACGACTACCTCCACCTGGCCAGGCCACTGACCGGGCGGATCACCGACTGCTCCTACCTCCACGACACCCGCGAACAGCGGCTCACCGACCACGCCGCCGTCACCGCCACCCTCCGCCTGGACCACACCCCCCGCCTCCCCGTCACGCCCATCACCGAGGCAGACGACAACGCCCTGTTCTGA
- a CDS encoding DUF4279 domain-containing protein, producing the protein MRIRQYVYFALFSRQTSAEQMTTRLGIEPDEVSVRGSRRAAPPIPASHSWKIVSREPGLNVDQQVARVLARLRDHVDGIAELAQHLRAEDDEHGGAVLEVVRYLNADEDDGSAPAGRPDAPDAPNLLGWHLDRPLLDFLDATGAVLDVDEYDMTPDEPEPHSSEEQTAQPDDQADLRAWLSQKLDLIHREPGPQGITVLTSASDREILAEIERLHVEIAALKQPQGSPERDWLEIDDLILGPNTTIQALAKIRELFACDLREAVDLLDQRHQTLQRLRPNGFTDNTDADN; encoded by the coding sequence ATGCGCATCCGCCAGTACGTCTACTTCGCGCTGTTCAGCCGGCAGACCTCTGCCGAACAGATGACAACACGGCTGGGTATCGAACCGGACGAGGTCTCGGTCCGCGGAAGCCGGCGAGCTGCGCCGCCGATCCCTGCCAGCCACAGCTGGAAGATCGTCAGTCGTGAGCCGGGCCTGAACGTCGATCAGCAGGTGGCCCGCGTGTTGGCCCGGCTCCGAGACCACGTTGACGGCATCGCCGAACTCGCACAGCATCTTCGCGCGGAAGACGATGAACACGGTGGTGCGGTACTGGAGGTCGTGCGCTACCTCAACGCCGATGAAGATGACGGCAGCGCACCCGCCGGCCGGCCGGATGCGCCGGACGCCCCCAACCTCCTCGGATGGCACCTCGACCGTCCTCTGCTGGACTTCCTTGACGCCACCGGCGCCGTCCTGGACGTCGATGAGTACGACATGACCCCCGATGAGCCCGAGCCGCACAGCTCCGAAGAGCAGACCGCCCAGCCCGATGACCAGGCCGATCTACGCGCCTGGCTCTCCCAGAAACTCGACCTCATCCACCGGGAACCGGGGCCACAAGGAATCACGGTCCTCACCAGCGCCTCAGACCGAGAGATCCTCGCCGAGATCGAGCGACTCCACGTCGAGATCGCCGCCCTGAAACAACCCCAGGGCTCCCCGGAACGAGACTGGCTGGAGATCGACGACCTCATCCTCGGCCCAAACACCACCATCCAAGCCCTCGCCAAGATCCGAGAACTCTTCGCCTGCGACCTCCGAGAAGCAGTCGACCTACTCGACCAACGGCACCAGACACTCCAACGCCTACGCCCCAACGGATTCACCGACAACACTGATGCCGACAACTGA
- a CDS encoding DNA glycosylase AlkZ-like family protein translates to MAVSTHSPLGGGAAPYVLDEDAAVRMWNWLLARQGVADAPKLDTAVQVADAALGLHAARLPSPYAIVAARTGTPAAPVSLFTEQVRAELITVRCMRKTLHTLPLPLAAAAHVATLRFRDRDARRAVHNAGHPPAVIDQTIDRLRDLLGRHGPLHHRTIETHLAESNVPVQVTRLAVKVAWENGTLAYLNTTRAWNREVRVFDLTAGAYPALDLTMDRREAVAALIGAYFDRYGPSTIRDAMWWSGLSAADITTALRSLDRELVQVTTPWAEDPCWMFTDRLTEYRAGAEPGTGIALLAHEDTALKAYFQTRTRYLAGQPQRRAFNQIGEALPTIIVNGTVAGTWSWHPPTRRVQLDIQPHLTAAQRRRATAHADALTDTLRRAWTPHPPRTAPTGQLTLAIG, encoded by the coding sequence GTGGCCGTATCGACCCATTCCCCCCTCGGCGGCGGCGCCGCCCCATACGTGCTGGACGAGGACGCCGCCGTCCGCATGTGGAACTGGCTGCTGGCCCGCCAGGGCGTGGCCGACGCCCCCAAGCTCGACACGGCCGTGCAGGTCGCCGACGCCGCGCTCGGACTGCACGCCGCTCGGCTGCCCTCCCCGTACGCCATCGTCGCCGCCCGCACCGGCACCCCCGCCGCCCCCGTCTCCCTGTTCACCGAGCAGGTTCGAGCCGAACTCATCACCGTGCGGTGCATGCGCAAGACCCTGCACACCCTGCCGCTGCCTCTGGCCGCCGCCGCCCACGTCGCCACCCTGCGGTTCCGCGACCGGGACGCACGCCGCGCCGTCCACAACGCCGGCCACCCCCCGGCCGTCATCGACCAGACCATCGACCGCCTGCGTGACCTGCTGGGCCGCCACGGGCCCCTGCACCATCGCACCATCGAAACCCACCTGGCCGAAAGCAACGTGCCCGTCCAGGTGACGCGGCTCGCGGTCAAGGTCGCATGGGAGAACGGCACCCTCGCCTACCTCAACACCACCCGCGCCTGGAACCGCGAAGTCCGCGTCTTCGACCTCACCGCCGGCGCCTACCCCGCCCTCGACCTCACCATGGACCGTCGCGAGGCCGTCGCCGCCCTGATCGGGGCCTACTTCGACCGCTACGGCCCCTCCACCATCCGCGACGCCATGTGGTGGTCGGGCCTGTCGGCCGCCGACATCACCACCGCACTGCGTTCCCTGGACCGCGAACTCGTCCAGGTCACCACCCCCTGGGCCGAAGACCCTTGCTGGATGTTCACCGACCGGCTGACCGAGTACCGCGCCGGCGCCGAACCCGGAACCGGGATCGCGCTCTTGGCGCACGAGGACACCGCACTCAAGGCGTACTTCCAGACCCGCACCCGCTACCTGGCCGGACAACCGCAACGCAGAGCGTTCAACCAGATCGGCGAAGCCCTGCCCACCATCATCGTCAACGGAACCGTCGCCGGCACCTGGTCCTGGCACCCGCCCACCCGCCGTGTGCAACTCGACATCCAGCCCCACCTCACCGCCGCGCAACGCCGCCGGGCCACCGCCCACGCCGACGCCCTCACCGACACCCTCCGGCGCGCCTGGACACCCCACCCGCCCCGCACCGCACCAACCGGACAGCTCACCCTCGCGATCGGCTGA
- a CDS encoding dTMP kinase: protein MRSGEAGLTGRALALAVAADRAHHLHTEIEPALADGATVLCDRYVPSSLVLQRLDGVAVADIGAYNRFARIPDLTVYLTAEAATIQTRLAARSRRSRLEEIGGPAREVDLYRQARRLLADEGWPQIVIDAERRTVDEVAARMREHLP from the coding sequence GTGCGGTCCGGCGAGGCCGGCCTGACCGGCCGGGCGCTGGCCTTGGCGGTCGCCGCCGACCGCGCCCACCACCTGCACACCGAGATCGAACCCGCCCTCGCCGACGGCGCGACCGTGCTCTGCGACCGCTACGTACCGTCCTCCCTGGTCCTGCAACGCTTGGACGGCGTGGCGGTGGCCGACATCGGGGCCTACAACAGGTTCGCCCGGATCCCCGACCTCACCGTCTATCTGACCGCCGAGGCCGCTACGATCCAGACCCGGCTCGCCGCCCGTTCCCGCCGCTCCCGCCTGGAGGAGATCGGCGGCCCGGCACGCGAGGTGGACCTGTATCGGCAGGCGCGGCGGCTGCTGGCCGACGAGGGCTGGCCGCAGATCGTGATCGACGCCGAGCGGCGGACGGTGGACGAGGTCGCCGCGCGGATGCGCGAGCATCTGCCCTGA